The Hippoglossus stenolepis isolate QCI-W04-F060 chromosome 1, HSTE1.2, whole genome shotgun sequence DNA segment CCTGAAGGTCTGATTGGACGCCAGCTGCTCCATGCCCAGCTTCAGGTCAAACAGCGGCTCTGCGATCTCCTGCAGGGGGCGACACAGTCACATGTTAATATTGACCATCAGTCGTCATCTGGGTCACATGACCTCAGTTTGACCGATTGATTCACAGCATGATGTCATGTTACCCCACATATCAATAATCACGTGAagctgctgtgagtgtgtgtgtgtgagtgtgagtgtgtgtgtgtgtgtgtgtgtgtgtgtgtgtgtgtgtgtgtgtgtgtgttaccttctCCAGAGCCTCGTAGTTGAGTTTAAAGGCCCACAGCTGCAGTCGGGGGGTCAGGGCGCTGATGGAGGCCAGGCTGAACAGGAACTGCTCGGCCGTGCCCAGCGGGACGTCAGGATTGGCCTGCTGAGCTTCCTGGATCTTCTGCTTCTCCTCGTCCGTGGGGGTCATGGTCAGGATCTTCTGCTCAAcatgggtggggggtggggttcAGTGACCTTTCACCTCTAACACAGTCGCCATAgactcagacaggaagtgatcgTTACCTCTATTCCCTCCTTGCTGATGGCGAACTCGTCAAAGTTGAGGATGGCGGTCTTGATGACGTGGACGGCCGGCAGCACGGTCATACCGATGTTGATGGCGTTGCTTCTCTTCGAGTCCAGAACCAGAATCTCAGACCTTTTGGTCTCGGGTGCTTTCTGCACATTCAGACACGTGGTGTTAAAATGTCCCTGCGGCTACTCCAGCGTTCACACTCAGTGAGCACCATGAAATGTGAAATCAGTCTAATTAAATTTATCATttagaaaaatctaaatcaggACCAGGCCTGGTTACCTTGGTGACGTGGAGCTCCTTGGCTTTCGACTCAAACAGGTGCTCGAGGCGGGCGGTGTCCACCGCTACCTTGTCGAGAGACGCCCACACCGTCCCCCGGCCGAAACGACACTTCTCAGGCTTGTCCGCCTGCTTCAGCTCCCTCCAGAACAACTTCaccgtcttcttcttctgagaGGACCCCGCCGAGGacgaggggggaggaggagcacctggaggagggggaggtggtgggggtggagCCATGCCCCCAGGTGGTGGaggcgggggaggaggaggaggggagccATGCCTGGGGAGGAGGGTGGGGAGGGATGCCAGAGAAGCAGGCGGAGGTGGAGTCGAGCGTGTCCATGTCCAACACGTCGATGTCCTCCTCGTCCAGCAGGTCGGAGAAGTCCAGGTCTTTGATGCGCAGGGCGGCGGCGCTCGGCTGCAGCTGGTCCCAGGCGTCGGACGGGCCCCCGGCGCCCAGCGGGGTCATCTGGGTGGTCTCCAGGCGGCGGGCGGGGCCCTCCACGTCGACGCTGCTCTGCTGCCGGACCAAACGGTTCTGATGGCGACACGTTTACACAGTTTATATGAAGgagtgaataaatgttttcccaTGTCAGGTTTCATCCCGAGTCACATGACGTCATGTGGAGACACACGTGTCCCGTGCACAGAGCTTCACTCTGACCTGTCGTTCTTCAGCCAGTCGAGCCAGCGCTGCCTGGGCGGATCCTTCCAGCCCCTCCAGCTCCGCCCTGCGGGAGGCGCTGCTCTCGGAGGCTGCAGGCGGCTCCACTGAGCGCGACGTGAAGCTGGACAGACGCTCCAGCACACGCCCCCGACCGCCATGGTCTGCTCCACctgagaggagggaaacacaACAGACGTCTCACTCGGCCTCGGTTTCCAGAAGAGTTGAGGAAAATTCACAGGTGAAAAAGTAAAGCTACAGATTTTTATTCGATGTCTGAGTCGCTCCATGACGTCCACCtcccagaggtcagaggtcacgagGTCCTTTAAATAAAGAGGGTCTCAGTCCGAACCTGAGCTGTGATGTAGTAAACTGTGGATGACGACTAACTCCTGATTAAATGACAAAGTAACTCTCAGTGAAACACAAGAATCTGCTTCAGCATATTTAAACGTGTTTTGCTGAACTCGACAGTTTGATCAGTTGTTCACTCgagctgaagctgcagtgtAGAATCATGTGCTCTCTCACCAGCCTGGACGCTCACTGTCTCCTCGCTGGTGTCAGCGGCGGTGGCAGCGGTCGGGCTCAGCGGCACTGAGGCAGCAGTCTTAGAGTAGAGCATGTCCAGCAGGAACTTCTTGTCATTGGAGAGCGTGCTGCACGGACGCTGCACAGAGGCATCTGCACAGGTAGACACATAACACACAGtttactgtcacacacactaaTTAATGACTCGTTATGACTTTCATTCACTGTCCGTCTTCACTGAGGACAAGAGGACCACGTCCCTGGTCTTGACTGTCAGGCTCCAGACAGGAGGCAATACACCACTCAGGGCTAAAGATGACCTACAGTCTACACTGGAGATTCAGTTAGTCTATGTATGAGCTGAGCAGCTGATTAGGGGTCAGATCAGAGGCCTGACTCTCACAGTCAGGGACCCTGAGCAGAGGCTTGTGGGTAATGAGATCCTTACCGGGGTCATTCTGCGAGTCTGAGTGTCCGTTTGCGTCCGAGCTGCTGGAATCTGCAACAACACGAACATGTCACAGTGTTGTAATGTTTCTTTGGAGgtaaatgtatatttctgttTCCTGACCGTGACGTGACGGCTCTGCggcccctcccccctcctcctcctccgcggGCCGAAAGCTCGGGGTTATGATGTCATCAGACGAGGACAGCCTGGACTGGCTGAAGTGTttacttcttctcttcttctcccacTGCGTCGCGGCCAGGCTGCGCAGGAAGTTACCTCTGTGGGGGTGAGATAGAGTCAACATGGCCGACACACAGCAGAACGTTCTGATGTGTTTGACTTTCAGCTTCAAAATGAATTGATCACTTCATTGATTAGGTTTTTAATTATAAGATAGAAACGATCGTCCTGAACACTGAAGCagaacatttcactttttatttttatcattaaatctcatgttcagactcaaactgcagaaacacattGAACCCCAGAAACTGACAGTATTATGTGTAATCtgcaccttcaccactagatgacACTATATCTGTCCCATCTTCAGTAAGAACCACTGTTCACAGAGGAGCGAAGTCCTAAAGTGACCCACACGCTGACGGTTTGAGTCTGAACATGCTGAAGATGACAAACTACAGACGAACAACACGTACAGACGACATGTGAAGGAAGCACGTCAAATAATCATCACCAGCTTCATTTTTATACTTCACGTCAAAACCAAACCAGCTGCAGGCGGATTAGAAAACATCCGAGGATCAGCCCCGCcaccagcaacacacacacacacacacatatactccTTCAGTTTTCACATGGAAGATTCACTGTCAAACTTAAACATGTGTGACAGTTGTGTACAGCTGTGTTACAGTTAGACCTGGTCCAGGTGTGAGggagcacagagctgctgctgctctctgttctCTAATGAAACATCTGGacttcatgtctgtgtttagaAGCTTCACAACAATCACAGTCACTTGTTCTGATCTGAACCACAACAGATCCAGACCTGCATcttctttttacatttaactGGAAAACAGATTACCACAACCCagactgcaacaacacacagacacacaaacacactgcgaGGCACCAACAAATGCAGCAGAGCCCGGCCGACCACCCTCCAGCTCCCAGCATGCAGTGGGGCTGCAGCAGTACTTACTCAAACCTCTTTAGAACCGGCTTGTCCTGTTTTACATTACAGtcatctgagctgcagagacacaacacagagctgaacaacacacacacacacgcaccaacaGGTTTCCCATCATCCTCAGCTGCTACGACACAAAACCTGATGGCAGGTCTGTGAAGGGGGGTACGTGTACTCACCAGAAGAGCCCGTCAGACTCCCCAGAGCTGGGGGAGGAacgagggaggagaagaagagaaaagacgagggaggaggaaaacaaagagagagacagagaaggattagagcaacagacaaaacaatataatattataatggagagagaaagagcaagagcGGGGTGAGAGTCATGACGTGGtaatggagagagggagagagagagagagagagagagagagagagagagagagagagagagagagagagagagagagagagagagagagagagagagagagagagagagagagagagagagagagagagagagagagagagagagagagagacagagagagagagagagagagagagagagagagagagagagagagagagacagtcagcagcagtttgtcgGATACAAACCAAAGAGATAATccagaagaaaaaatatatattttacgaACAAGATCCAGAACCAGAAAAGTTTCAAAAATGATGCAGAAAATTGAGAAAACACAAGATCaagaaaagatggagatgatgaataaatttaaattaaaaacataaaacccaGAGACGATCCAGAGATAAAGAAATGTTCCAGAACAAACATCACCGTGACATTATGAACAGAGGATCCAAAAAATGATCCAGAAATAAACCAGAAATGAACCACGATAAAATAATCCAGACATCGACCAGATAACCAAGAAatgatccagatgtttccacATCACAGTTGAATTATTACAGAGACGTAACCGGAACATTTGTGAAAATCCAGAATAAAACACTGTCACTTTAGTCATGTTGATCTacatctgaaaatataaaactgtgatCGTCCATCTGCAGCATTGTGGTTACCATGGTTACCACACATCCCAGCACagcccacttcctgtttcactcACTTGAATCCGCTCTTAGTCTCCGTCTTGGTGCTCGACTGCTCTGGATTCAACTGGGACGACTTCTCCTGAAAGACGACGTCTGTGGAGGAcgagctgctgcacacacacacagacacacagacacacagacacacacacacacagacacacacagacacagattaaaTTCATGAATGGTCAAGTATGGGGAGAAAGACTTTCTGACAAATCAcccaactgctgctgctgctgcatgtgtgtgtgtgtgagtttgactTTTGTCTTTGCGGGGACCTTATATAATTATCAGTTGTCAGTGTCCTTCAGGTTTCAGACTGTGTcttcagaaagacagaaaaacatgaatctgaCTGCAGCTACCTGAGGGGACGTCCTGTgctctgaggtcagaggtcatcacCTCAGCCAATGACTGGTCAGTGTGACTCATGTGAACTGTTTACTTTGTGTACTTTTCTGATGCTGAAATTCAGAACATGTATGTGGACAGCTGAACAGCAACAGATtcatcactgagctgctgcactttACTCCAACTCTCCAGAGGATTAATCCTTTAATTTAATGACCCACAGAACTGTCCTCTAGCGCCACCCTCAGGTGGCTGTAATGTAAACTGAAGCCTGCAGGAGACacttcagacaaacacacatcagggTGTTAGTGATGTTTCCACAGCTGCTCTGAGGTCAGTCTCAGTTACAGACCTGCCGGCCGCTGAAGGCTCCTCAGAGATGGAGCTGGTTTTGGAGAATAGCCGGGACCTCCTGCTCAGACCCAGAGCCGACATGTGGTGGCTGAGGAAAGAGCGACTCCTAGTGGTCCAGACACACcgcagcagggggggggggacaccaGTGGTTAAACCAGAGACAGAGAACCCACACCAGGTCAAACACAACAAGAAGAACCAGGACCAGATCCCACATTAGATCAGCTGCAATTATAGATAGATTAGTCTGCAGATTATTTACTTGATTAGTGGTTTTGTTGTTTAGTCAAAAACAAACTATGAATAAAGTTGGACttcatgtctccacttcctcccactatccacaaatgaaatcaaaacgTCTTGGATTCAGATTCTGCCACCTTGTGGTGATGCAGTATCAAGGACCCGCCtatacacacgctcgaccaatcacgagtcagtctctgctgtcaatcacaatATCTTGGCCTGTTTTcataaaatcaaataacttattaaagcCATGGGGTTGttgacctatattgcagccagccaccagggggcaggagctttcatatcgtccatctttatttacagtctatggtcagaAACATTTGGAAACACCACAGAAACCCAGAGAAATTTGATTTACAGAGAATaagagagacgggggggggaatacaaatatctcactTCATTCACTTACGGGCTCAATGGCGTCTTGGTGTCCTGCTCTGTGGTCATGGTGCCATTGGCGGCGGTATGGGGGGGCAGTGGAGACCCTCTCTGAGACCCAGACGGACTGGAGGTGGGACTGTCGGTCTCGGAGGTGAACGGAGACGAGGTCCTGCTGCCGAGTCCCGCCGTGGGGCTGCaggaagaggcggaggagatggtgggggagagggggtgTTTGCGGTGGAGGGTGAGAAGACAGGGGGGATGGgtgaggtggagggggaggagcctgCAGAGGAAGACAGGAGGTCGGGGAGGTTTTGACTGGACGAGCGGCGGCTCTTCCGTCCCTCCTGATCGCTGGAGGCcatctttcttctttccttaCGAAGGTGAGGGGCGGAGTCGTCGACCTCACCGTCCTCGTTTCTCAGAGCtgtctgcaacacacacacacacacacacacacacacacacacacacacacacacacagtttcactgTTCAACTGGAGGCTTCGTGTTTCCTGACCAGAGATCAGATgatgtctgttgttgtgtgtctgatgtgtgttgtgttgtgtgttgtgtgtgtctacctCGTACACAGTGAACTGAGCTCGCAGGTCGGTCTCCGTCGTCttgttgttcatgtgtttgtggaTGATGTTCTCCATCCCCAGCTGCTCCAGACTGTCTGTGAGGTCGTAGAACGAGTCCTGATCAGGGAGTACTGCCAGAGTctgacacgcacacgcacacacacacacacacacacacacacacacacacacacacacacacattaatacagcTCATAGCTCAGAGCATCCAGATATTGTTCCACATCCTGACTGGACTGTATATTCGCCGTGTTGAGTGATTGTTTAAAActggttttctgtttctttaccTTGTTGATGAGCGTCATGGTGAACATGAGCAGCTCAGTGTCGGAGCcgtttctctcctccagaaCCTCCATCACATAACTCCACGACTTCAcacctacaacacacacaaatatatatattcacgTTTCATATCCTGCGATGTCACATGATTACAAGTTTCACTGCAGgtcaacactgtgtgtgtgtgtgtgtgtgtgtgtgtgtgtgtgtacccctGCGTGTGTCCACCGTGTTCACAGCGTTGATCAGCAGAGGACTGTTGGACTCTGAATATTCCACAAACACGATGAGAAGCTTCAGAGACGTTTTCACCACCAGACGAGACTGAGGAGAAACATGTTCACTTAttgtccagcaggtggcgtCACAGCTTCAACACACCGACTCATCCTGCATCTTCGTCACTGCTGcttcaaactgtaaaactttaaaactgttcatcttCTCTGACTTTTTCAATAATCCTGATCTGACGGAGACAGAGTGATTAAAAGAAGAGGACAGACTCACCAGACTTCCTGTCAGAGTGTAGAGCCACTGAACCGTCTCGTTGTGGTTTATCACTCCATTCATCCCGTCCACAAAGAGCATGATCTGACTGAGagctgaccacacacacagacacacaatgacacacagtTAAAGACagctacacacagacatgggTCCTTTTCTCatctgagagtctgaagcttcatgtgtttgttccagagTTTCATTAGATCTGGTTCGttctggtttcacgttgtaatttagggactaaagaatttagtCTGTCAtgcgtacgtcctgtcgtcatcaccgacgtgggcggagtctacctgtacttgactctgattggtttgtagacatgCGTGAGTTGGGCATGTGTTTGTCACATGTTTTGGACGCTTGTCAGATGCCTGTTGGACATTTGCTGGTCGTGTTGGATGCGTGATAGTCCCGTATTGGTTGTGTGTTGGACGTGTTTGACATATGTTGGAAGCACGATGGTCAAGTATTAGTCGTGTGTTGCACATGTGCTAGACGCGTGCTAGGCGCGTGCTGGACGCGTGTTGGACGCGTGCTGGACGCGTGTTGGACGTGTGCTTTGGGTGTAGCAGCCCTTTAATCCTCAGCTGTCTCAGGGACTCTCACCTCTCAGGATGTAGTTCTGATAGTTGTGGTCGGCCTCGGCTCCAACTTGAATGAAACATGTCAAACCTTCAGACGCCACGAACTCTGGAACCAGGTCTTTATCATCctgagaagaggagaagagacacgTCGGTCAAACTGTGGACAAGACACGTCAGCTCTACACTTTCAACCAGGTCACGGTTAGGAAACACGTTGTGGGAACAAGGGAAAGGTGGATTGATTCCAGAGGACTGATCATTAACCTCTGAAGGGATGTGCAGGtgctgatgtgttgttgtgatgtcatTGTGGGTTTTACCTGGAAAAGCTGTttgagagagaacagagagcgTCTGAGCTCTGGACCCTGAGAGTTGTACAGTTTCTCTGAAACACAtaagaacaggaaacaggaagtcacCTCAAGTCCACTCATTCATTCCAGACGAgcggaggagagaaacaaacagaatcagagaaacctgctgctgctgtaaattcACTCAgtcacacattaaacacaacagATCGGACGATTTCAGCTCTTCTCAATCTAATGATGAACAAAACTTTAAACTGTACAAAGATCCAGCTCTGAGTTTACAGTTTGTCCTGCAGGTGGCGCTAGAGCAAAGATCATAGTGTGATCTGAGATGGtcacaaggtcacagtgacctgaCGTCTGACAGCATCATGTTAAGTTTTATAATTCTGTTAACATCACATtaacaaacatgttgtgtgaATCTGGTTCAATGTGTTCGGCTTCATTTTAAACTGGATCTCAAACAATCTCATCAGCTGAGGATCATCTACAGGTGTGGACACACAGGTTGACaccaggtggagacagagagctGTGACATGTCCTACGGTGGCCTGGACGGGGACGACTGTGGCTTCTACAACCGCTGTCACATTCCGGACACTCCTGCGGgttctgctgagtgtgtgtgattgtgtgtgtcctcgtttttgttacttttgttaTTCCTTCAGGACGTTTTCCAggataaacactgaccttgtcaacAGGCAGTGGACCTCCTGGGGCCCACAGCCTGGTGCTTATGGTTAAAGTTAGAGGGAGTCATGACTTGTTAGggttaaagggaaagttcacagAAGTTTCAGAGgtgaacagtgttgcagccaaatcaaattgaggcattttatgttttttgctgtagttttttttacgtttaaagAAGTGGTCAGCAgtttgtattggatttggctgcaacgctgttcacccctgaaactccagaagtgttttgtgaactcttcacacttcacccccccacccccctccatcAGCAAAATGGTGAATAGATGACaagtgaaccatccctttaaggTTAGAGATGAGAGTTCTGTTGGACTGTCAACAAttaatggaagtcaatgcaaagtctgACTAATGAGAGCTGcccaagcgtgtgtgtgtgtgtgtgtgtgtgtgtgtgtgtgtgtgtgtgtgtgtgtgtgtgtgtgtgtgtgtgtgtgtgtgtgtgtgtgtgtggatggtttAAACTACTTCACCACTAACACAACTACCAGAGAAACACTCGCAGTGACACACGTGTTGTGTTgacacattaaaatgaatcagGCAACTTTAAGAACATGACTCAGTCACCGTTTGGTCTCAGACGCagctacttcctgtttatttgGATTTGAGCTGGAATCATCGAGAATCTTCCAGCAAGCTTCGACCGGAGGAGGGAAACTGTGCTGACGTCCAATCAGAGGCTGAGAatatataaacaatttaaaGGGAAAGACCACATCAAACAGCTCATGAGAAAACGAACCCGTGATACAAATCAAagcagacactcacacacacacacacacacacaatgtaacaGCAAATCATGGTTGTCATGGCAACCTAAAAAATAAATGAGGCCCTGTTCCTCTCCTTTGCTGCCAGCAAAATAGCCATCCCATAATAACAGTCTCATCTCTTTGGACCGCacactcttcatcatcatcatcatcacccgCAGCTTGACCTCAGCTAACCTCTGAGCTGACGACGTCCTGAACCtgcctgacctctgacctctgacccagCCCTCGACCACACATCACATTCAAACACTTCAACCTTCACTAAAAAGACAAGGATGATTTCAAGcgataaaataaaagcatcaacCCTCAGTGTCACTCTGTTATCTGTGTTTCCATGAAGTTACGATCAGCAGCTTTCA contains these protein-coding regions:
- the fhod1 gene encoding LOW QUALITY PROTEIN: FH1/FH2 domain-containing protein 1 (The sequence of the model RefSeq protein was modified relative to this genomic sequence to represent the inferred CDS: inserted 2 bases in 1 codon; deleted 2 bases in 1 codon), encoding MASIVCRVQFLEDSDPFICTNFPEPRRPPTVKVEENLPLSEQLPGIHKLLEAPLKLEECTLQLSTNGNYLDLDLSLSEQKYELESFYEDVKKGKKPILILRTQLSVRVHSILEKLYNSQGPELRRSLFSLKQLFQDDKDLVPEFVASEGLTCFIQVGAEADHNYQNYILRALSQIMLFVDGMNGVINHNETVQWLYTLTGSLSRLVVKTSLKLLIVFVEYSESNSPLLINAVNTVDTRRGVKSWSYVMEVLEERNGSDTELLMFTMTLINKTLAVLPDQDSFYDLTDSLEQLGMENIIHKHMNNKTTETDLRAQFTVYETALRNEDGEVDDSAPHLRKERRKMASSDQEGRKSRRSSSQNLPDLLSSSAGSSPSTSPIPPVFTLHRKHPLSPTISSASSCSPTAGLGSRTSSPFTSETDSPTSSPSGSQRGSPLPPHTAANGTMTTEQDTKTPLSPSRSFLSHHMSALGLSRRSRLFSKTSSISEEPSAAGSSSSTDVVFQEKSSQLNPEQSSTKTETKSGFNSGESDGLFCSDDCNVKQDKPVLKRFEGNFLRSLAATQWEKKRRSKHFSQSRLSSSDDIITPSFRPAEEEEGGGAAEPSRHDSSSSDANGHSDSQNDPDASVQRPCSTLSNDKKFLLDMLYSKTAASVPLSPTAATAADTSEETVSVQAGGADHGGRGRVLERLSSFTSRSVEPPAASESSASRRAELEGLEGSAQAALARLAEERQNRLVRQQSSVDVEGPARRLETTQMTPLGAGGPSDAWDQLQPSAAALRIKDLDFSDLLDEEDIDVLDMDTLDSTSACFSGIPPHPPPQAXGSPPPPPPPPPPGGMAPPPPPPPPPGAPPPPSSSAGSSQKKKTVKLFWRELKQADKPEKCRFGRGTVWASLDKVAVDTARLEHLFESKAKELHVTKKAPETKRSEILVLDSKRSNAINIGMTVLPAVHVIKTAILNFDEFAISKEGIEKILTMTPTDEEKQKIQEAQQANPDVPLGTAEQFLFSLASISALTPRLQLWAFKLNYEALEKEIAEPLFDLKLGMEQLASNQTFRRILATLLAIGNFLNSSSAKGFELGYLEKVVEVKDTVHRQSLLHHTCSLVVENYPESSDVYSEVPAITRSAKVDFELLAENLVQLERRCKASWDNLKVVAKHETKAVLKNKLTDFLKDCTQRIIILKVVHRRVINRFHSFLLFLGQPSSSIRDIKVTSFCRIISEFALEYRTTRERVLTLKRKRATHRERTKTRGKMITETEKFSGAVPRPDSPSHVSMSTEAELAQEEEHENMKNLLVSSDASLSVDPRGLRRSRAVRSLGRVSPSLMSVARDDGTSSQDDATDEIMDRLVKSVTQNPSDRASSPKTRSRSRLNRKSLRRTLRSGLSLDVVQALGLNSKTGDKV